DNA sequence from the Pseudorca crassidens isolate mPseCra1 chromosome 6, mPseCra1.hap1, whole genome shotgun sequence genome:
ccacccaccggTGGTCAGGATTGGACCCCGTGGGGCGGACTTCATGCCCTGCAGTTTCCAGAGGGGGCGATGCCGGGCCAGGGCTACACCTCCTTCTGCCGGCCAGCTGCCACTCTGGCCAGCAGGCAGCCCCGAGAGGAGAcgggggcaggggctgtggcCGTGCTCTTGGCACCCCGAGAAGCTCTGCACTTGATCCAAGGACAGGACGGCGGCTCTTGACGTCCTCGGCACTGGAGCAGCGGCCAAGGGCACTGATGCCGCCACCAGCCTTGGCTACATAAACGGCCTCTCTGAGGAGCCTGCTGACGGGCCATCTGAAGCGTCCCTGGGCCTGGGCCCAGAGCAGTGCGCCCAGGGGCCAGAGGTACTCACCACCTCACCAGAGCAAGTGCGGGAGGGGGCAGGTGAACTGCTGCTGGCGGGCAGCGTGGCCGGGGCCTCCAGGTGAGCCTGGACCTCCTGGCAGCGGAAGACCCCGGGGCCAGGCCATGGGTGGGGCACCTGCATGGGCAGACGGGGGTTTACCAGCAGGCCATGCTGACCACCCTGCAGGTGCAGGGCCCTGCTGCTTTGTTTCAGTGCCAAGAAGTCTGTCTCCCTCAGGCTGAGGCTGGTGGCCAGGCAGGAAAGCAGCTCTGGCCTGGGACTGCCCTGCCTGCGGCCTGTCCGCCCTCATTCTGCATGAACAAATCTCCCTGTGTGGCTGGGGAGGCCAACGAGGGGCCTGGGCCTCCCGATCCTTCTTCCAGTCACCTGGCCACCTGAGGTTGTCAGGGGAACCCACCGCTACTGCCCGGCCCCGGTTTGGGGGTTCCGGGCTCTAGCATGAGTCCTCAGGACGGTCGCCTTCCTGGGCTTCTTAGTGCAGGTGTTTGTGCTGATCCAGTCATTTGGTTCCACGCCAGGCCCTCTGGCCCCAGTGGAGTGGACACATCCTGAGGTCCATGACGATCTGGGCATAGCAGGGTCCCCCGGAGCTTCCCCTCAGGCCGCGCTGAAATGACGCACCTGCTCCTGTAGGTGTTGACCTAGGAGACACTGCAGGACCTCGCACGGGCGGCCTCCCGGCCCTGGGGGCAGGATCCGTCCAGCTCAGCAGCAGCGGGCGGTCACCACCACCTGGTTGACCAGGTGATGCAGGTCTCTGTCAACCTACGCCGACAGTGGCAGAACACACAGTGTGCCGGGCCGCTGAGGGCAGACCCAGCGCCGTGAGGAGGCAGATGGAGACACTGGTCACCACCTGGACAGGACACTCCTGCCCGTACCGCAGCCATTGGAGTCGTTCCCGGGGGCAGCGGCCACAGGCACCGAGGCCAACGGCCTGGAGCGGGCGGGGGAGATGGAGGGAGCTTCAGCGGGTCAGGGGCCGGCACTGCCCCGGCTGGGCTGAGCTTCACCTGGGCCAGGGAGGGAGATGCCGCCGcctttctcttccccctcccccagccccgccatctttctctccctctctcctgccgAATTCCAGTGCCAGCCCCAGGGCTCCCGAACAAGCTGGGTCAGGGTGTCGCTCCCCTAACCTCAGGGGGTTCCaccaaggccccctccagcctgTGGACCTCCCCTACCCTGCCCCGTGGGACGAggggccccagcccctggccttgTGCCTGGGCATGGACTGTGGCATCCTTCCAGGCAGGGGGCTCTGTGGGGGGTCCTTTCTGGGCCTCTCCACCCAAGGCTTCTGCTCAGCCCAGCACCTTTGCCGGTCCGCACCTCCGCCCGGTTACCCTGTCCGCCCAGGCCACGTGGCCCCTTGTAAGTTCCATCCTCCTGCGGCCCTAGGCGTGGGGTCCCCAGACTCCTGTGGCAGGCAGAGCTGGCCCCTGGCCCTTCTTCAAGAATCCAGGACCCCCACCCGCTCTCGGGGACCCTCTGAGGGACCAGAAGGGCTCCCAGGCCAGCCGTTGGGGCTCCCGGTCTGCAGGAGGGCGTGAGGGCCTGGCGCCTCGGGGAGACCAGGCTGACCTGTCGTCTGTCTGTCTGTTAGTCCCTCGTCTCCGGCTCTGCCCTCgtgctccctcctcaccttcctCGGATGCCCCTTCTCGCTCTGCTCAACGTCTTCCTCACTCTCGTCTCTGGCCGGGccttctctcctgctctccctATCACTCTGCCCCCGTTGCTTTCTGTCCCCCTGCTCCTTTCCTCCACACTTCCCACCCCCATTGCCTCTTGCCTTCTCCTCGTCTGTCTCTCATTCTCTCCCATCTCTCACTTTTTCTCTATTCCAGAGATTGTCTCTGTCTCCAGGGCCTCCTCACGCCCCGGGCTGAGGCACGTGGGGCTCCTCCCACCTCTGGCCCTTACAGATGCTCGCTCGTGTCACCTGCCGGACACAGACGTCAACCGTCCCCTCCGCCCCTCCTTACACTTGGCCTGGGAGCTCAGGACCAGCTGCCTACACTCGGCACGGCCCGGGCCTGGGCCTGGCAAGGCAGATGAGAGCCAGCCCTCCAGGGCGGCCAGCGTGGCCCCTCCAGGAACTGCCAGACGGATGTGGAgtgtgggcaggggtgggaagcAGGTGGCAGGGCCCGAGGAGAGCCCCCACGGGGAAAGCTCTAGAAAGTTACCTGGGAAGATGCCCCCAGGCCCCCACCTCCCGCCATGTGAGTGTGGGTGGCACACACAGAGCCTTGGTCGAGAGCTTTATTCCGGCCCCTGTGGGGCAGCAGCAGAAAGCTAGCCATCAGAGCTTCACAGCACCCAGGAGGCCCCACCCCCCGGCACCCCAGAGGTACCAGGCTCCGGGTGcagccccacccagggcccctggCGTTGGCCTCGCTCAGGCCTCATCCTCCTGCCGTCTTCCCTGCCCCTCTTCGGCCCCAGGGCTAGGGGTGTCTCCTCCCCACGCTCCGTGCCTGGGCTGTTCTGCCCACCTGGGCCTCGTGAGAGCGCCCCCAGCCCGACCCCGGAGCTCCTCGTCGCTGCTCACGAGTCCCCGCCTCGGCAGCACTGCCCAGGAGCCCGTGGCCCACCTCCTaggccaaggtcacacacagaGAGTCCTGGCTTTTGTGGGCCTTGGCTCTGGTGCGGAGGGCGGTCAGCGCAGATGCTTCCTGGAACTCCTTGGCCATGAAGTAGTAGCAGATGGCGTCCAGACAGCAGTTGGCGTCCGAGAGTCTGCTAGTGATCTGGAGGGCAAGACCGATGGCACAGGTGCGCAGGCCCATGGCCGCGCGCAGAGTCAGCACCACGTGGAAGGGCAGGAAGCAGACCACGAATACGGCCAGGTTTGCCAGGACCATGCGGGAGGCCTTCCGGGTGGCTTCCGCCTGGACTGCGTCGGCGGCTGGCCTCTGGGCCAGGGCGGTCACCACCTGCAGAGAGCAGAAGACCAGCACGGCCAGCGGCAGGCAGAAGCCCAGCAGTGAGAAGACCACGGTGTAGGATTTCTGCCTGGAGCGGCTGGAGAAGCAGAAGCTGCCGTCCTGCACATCCAGGAACCAGCGAAGCACCAGGGAGCCCAGTACCAGCACCCAGAGCACGGCGCACACGGCCACGGCCTGGCGTGGGGAGCGGAGCCTGCGGGCTCGCAGTGGGTGCCGCACGGCCACGTAGCGGTCCACGGCGATGGCCATGACCAGGCTGATgctcatgtacctgttggccaggTAGATGCCCTGGGACAGCTGGCAGAGTGGCGAGTCTGTGCTGCTCTTCAGGAAGTGCAGAAAGAAGGGCAGGGCGCAGAGCAGGCAGAGGTCAGCCACGGCCAGGTTGGCCATGTAGACGCGGGTCTCCGTCCAGCGCAGCAGGCGGCAGCACAGCACCCACAGTGCCAGGCTGTTGAGCAGCAGACCCAGCACCAGGAGCCCGCCCGTGTAGATGAATAAGATGTACTTGACCGCCGGGGGCCCGGGGAGCTCCCTGGAGCCGCAGGTACTGTTGTTCATGGtcctggggctgcaggaggggagCAGGGTGTGAGGCGCGCAGGCCGCAGGCCGGGAGGGGAGCCCGGGCCCACCCACCTCCGGCCAGGGATGCAGGCGGTGAGCGCCCACCCCGCAGTCAGGAGCCCCCAGTTCACCttcccaaagaagaaatcaaaaggagcTCTGAGGCACCCTCCAGGCCACCCCCACCTGCTGGATGGGTGGGGAAACCAAGGCCTTCAGAGGCCCGCGGGCCCAAGGTGCCCGGTGAGCAGACCCAGGGCTggacccagctcccctcccctctcccgaGCCCCGTCTGCAGGGACCTGCCTGCCGCTGGGCAGAGAGGAAATCGGGAGCCCACCGTCCACCTCCAGTCCCAGCCACCCCAACTCTGCCAGCTCTTGGGATGGGGGGGCCAGGGGGGCCAGCCTCGCCCCAGACCCAGTACCATTCTCACAGGGTGGGGGGACGCTCAGAGGCGACTCCGAGACAGGCTGAGGACAAAGCCCAGGGCCGCCTACTGCCCCCTCCACCCGCTCGGCAAACCCAGCTGCAGGTGGTGCCCGCGTCTGATCCACACCTGCACCTCGGTGGGCCGGCACCTGCCCCGCCTGGCCTTTCCTGGCTGCCGAGGTTCAGGACAGCAGGGTCTGTGGCTCAGTCAACCAGCTCTCCAGAAAACTCCAG
Encoded proteins:
- the GPR35 gene encoding G-protein coupled receptor 35; this encodes MNNSTCGSRELPGPPAVKYILFIYTGGLLVLGLLLNSLALWVLCCRLLRWTETRVYMANLAVADLCLLCALPFFLHFLKSSTDSPLCQLSQGIYLANRYMSISLVMAIAVDRYVAVRHPLRARRLRSPRQAVAVCAVLWVLVLGSLVLRWFLDVQDGSFCFSSRSRQKSYTVVFSLLGFCLPLAVLVFCSLQVVTALAQRPAADAVQAEATRKASRMVLANLAVFVVCFLPFHVVLTLRAAMGLRTCAIGLALQITSRLSDANCCLDAICYYFMAKEFQEASALTALRTRAKAHKSQDSLCVTLA